In one window of Macadamia integrifolia cultivar HAES 741 chromosome 2, SCU_Mint_v3, whole genome shotgun sequence DNA:
- the LOC122093658 gene encoding psbP domain-containing protein 5, chloroplastic isoform X3 — protein MASALLPSSPSLCKSNHPFPANLPIFRYRARSALNPKNSIVREKVPLISCSSLVHNSENGIGRRDLILFSLASPLIFILPSSALVALAEPEGDVKMSSVVDEINAYSFLYPVELPSKKYIFKWVESRKPERYSSAAPLSPDARQRIVSERVDIIDNLIISVSIGPPNSQLKSKDKSSWNAKDVADSVLSDKSALRITSAQRMAESSVLDAHSSKIDGEPYWYYEYLVRKSPTNSIQESSVYRHYVASTAERDGYLYSVNASTLGKQWNSMGPLLEKAVASFRLLPPTDNYVPPYKDPWRFW, from the exons ATGGCATCAGCTCTTCTTCCATCCTCTCCCTCCCTCTGCAAATCCAATCACCCTTTCCCTGCAAATCTCCCAATCTTCAG ATACCGAGCCAGAAGCGCACTGAACCCGAAAAACAGTATAGTACGAGAGAAAGTCCCACTTATTTCTTGTTCTTCCTTGGTACATAATTCGGAGAATGGCATTGGAAGACGCGATTTAATTCTTTTTAGTCTTGCTTCTccattaatttttatattacCATCTTCAG CTTTAGTCGCTTTGGCCGAGCCAGAAGGAGATGTTAAAATGTCGTCGGTTGTTGATGAGATAAACGCTTATTCTTTTCTGTACCCTGTGGAGTTGCCATCAAAGAAGTATATATTCAAATG GGTTGAATCCAGAAAACCAGAGCGTTATTCATCAGCTGCCCCACTATCTC CTGATGCACGACAGAGGATTGTGTCTGAGCGTGTTGACATAATTGATAACCTTATTATTTCTGTCTCG ATAGGCCCTCCCAATTCACAGTTAAAATCAAAGGATAAGAGTTCTTGGAATGCAAAAGATGTCGCTGATTCTGTTCTATCTGACAAATCTGCATTG CGTATCACCTCGGCACAAAGGATGGCAGAGAGTTCTGTTCTTGATGCGCATTCTAGCAAA ATAGATGGAGAGCCTTACTGGTACTATGAATATCTTGTTCGCaaatcccctacaaactct ATTCAAGAATCAAGTGTTTACCGGCACTATGTAGCTTCAACTGCTGAGCGAGATG GTTATTTGTACTCAGTGAACGCTTCTACTCTTGGCAAGCAATGGAACTCT ATGGGGCCTCTCTTAGAGAAAGCAGTGGCATCTTTTCGCCTTCTCCCTCCCACAGACAACTATGTCCCTCCATATAAGGATCCCTGGAGATTTTGGTGA
- the LOC122093658 gene encoding psbP domain-containing protein 5, chloroplastic isoform X2, producing the protein MASALLPSSPSLCKSNHPFPANLPIFRYRARSALNPKNSIVREKVPLISCSSLVHNSENGIGRRDLILFSLASPLIFILPSSVALAEPEGDVKMSSVVDEINAYSFLYPVELPSKKYIFKWVESRKPERYSSAAPLSPDARQRIVSERVDIIDNLIISVSIGPPNSQLKSKDKSSWNAKDVADSVLSDKSALRITSAQRMAESSVLDAHSSKIDGEPYWYYEYLVRKSPTNSIQESSVYRHYVASTAERDGYLYSVNASTLGKQWNSGFRCYQCGEISHATPIKVWELVSSMGAHMVRQESWESITTLTSWGYFSLI; encoded by the exons ATGGCATCAGCTCTTCTTCCATCCTCTCCCTCCCTCTGCAAATCCAATCACCCTTTCCCTGCAAATCTCCCAATCTTCAG ATACCGAGCCAGAAGCGCACTGAACCCGAAAAACAGTATAGTACGAGAGAAAGTCCCACTTATTTCTTGTTCTTCCTTGGTACATAATTCGGAGAATGGCATTGGAAGACGCGATTTAATTCTTTTTAGTCTTGCTTCTccattaatttttatattacCATCTTCAG TCGCTTTGGCCGAGCCAGAAGGAGATGTTAAAATGTCGTCGGTTGTTGATGAGATAAACGCTTATTCTTTTCTGTACCCTGTGGAGTTGCCATCAAAGAAGTATATATTCAAATG GGTTGAATCCAGAAAACCAGAGCGTTATTCATCAGCTGCCCCACTATCTC CTGATGCACGACAGAGGATTGTGTCTGAGCGTGTTGACATAATTGATAACCTTATTATTTCTGTCTCG ATAGGCCCTCCCAATTCACAGTTAAAATCAAAGGATAAGAGTTCTTGGAATGCAAAAGATGTCGCTGATTCTGTTCTATCTGACAAATCTGCATTG CGTATCACCTCGGCACAAAGGATGGCAGAGAGTTCTGTTCTTGATGCGCATTCTAGCAAA ATAGATGGAGAGCCTTACTGGTACTATGAATATCTTGTTCGCaaatcccctacaaactct ATTCAAGAATCAAGTGTTTACCGGCACTATGTAGCTTCAACTGCTGAGCGAGATG GTTATTTGTACTCAGTGAACGCTTCTACTCTTGGCAAGCAATGGAACTCT GGTTTCCGATGCTACCAGTGTGGGGAAATCTCTCATGCTACACCAATCAAGGTGTGGGAATTGGTTTCGTCAATGGGGGCCCACATGGTTAGGCAGGAGTCATGGGAAAGCATCACCACGTTGACATCGTGGGGATATTTTTCCCTCATTTGA
- the LOC122093658 gene encoding psbP domain-containing protein 5, chloroplastic isoform X1 → MASALLPSSPSLCKSNHPFPANLPIFRYRARSALNPKNSIVREKVPLISCSSLVHNSENGIGRRDLILFSLASPLIFILPSSALVALAEPEGDVKMSSVVDEINAYSFLYPVELPSKKYIFKWVESRKPERYSSAAPLSPDARQRIVSERVDIIDNLIISVSIGPPNSQLKSKDKSSWNAKDVADSVLSDKSALRITSAQRMAESSVLDAHSSKIDGEPYWYYEYLVRKSPTNSIQESSVYRHYVASTAERDGYLYSVNASTLGKQWNSGFRCYQCGEISHATPIKVWELVSSMGAHMVRQESWESITTLTSWGYFSLI, encoded by the exons ATGGCATCAGCTCTTCTTCCATCCTCTCCCTCCCTCTGCAAATCCAATCACCCTTTCCCTGCAAATCTCCCAATCTTCAG ATACCGAGCCAGAAGCGCACTGAACCCGAAAAACAGTATAGTACGAGAGAAAGTCCCACTTATTTCTTGTTCTTCCTTGGTACATAATTCGGAGAATGGCATTGGAAGACGCGATTTAATTCTTTTTAGTCTTGCTTCTccattaatttttatattacCATCTTCAG CTTTAGTCGCTTTGGCCGAGCCAGAAGGAGATGTTAAAATGTCGTCGGTTGTTGATGAGATAAACGCTTATTCTTTTCTGTACCCTGTGGAGTTGCCATCAAAGAAGTATATATTCAAATG GGTTGAATCCAGAAAACCAGAGCGTTATTCATCAGCTGCCCCACTATCTC CTGATGCACGACAGAGGATTGTGTCTGAGCGTGTTGACATAATTGATAACCTTATTATTTCTGTCTCG ATAGGCCCTCCCAATTCACAGTTAAAATCAAAGGATAAGAGTTCTTGGAATGCAAAAGATGTCGCTGATTCTGTTCTATCTGACAAATCTGCATTG CGTATCACCTCGGCACAAAGGATGGCAGAGAGTTCTGTTCTTGATGCGCATTCTAGCAAA ATAGATGGAGAGCCTTACTGGTACTATGAATATCTTGTTCGCaaatcccctacaaactct ATTCAAGAATCAAGTGTTTACCGGCACTATGTAGCTTCAACTGCTGAGCGAGATG GTTATTTGTACTCAGTGAACGCTTCTACTCTTGGCAAGCAATGGAACTCT GGTTTCCGATGCTACCAGTGTGGGGAAATCTCTCATGCTACACCAATCAAGGTGTGGGAATTGGTTTCGTCAATGGGGGCCCACATGGTTAGGCAGGAGTCATGGGAAAGCATCACCACGTTGACATCGTGGGGATATTTTTCCCTCATTTGA